The stretch of DNA ttttttttccatttctgGTGGTCCGATTCCAGCCTGCAGAAGAAGCATAATTTTGGACCTTCATCATGTTTTGTTAAGACAAACCAATTAAATCATGCCCCTTGATCTGAATTGATGCGTATGCTCGACACGTGACCAACTACTGATACCAATTTAGCATGAATCAATTCGTATGATGTTTACTTTTGTAATGCATTGAAGAGTTTCGAAATGTACAAATTGTAAAATGATGAAGATCCAGAACTTGTAACACCGGCTTCTGCTAAccttataatgtgaaacggCAGAAGCCACATAATCATAAGCGTATAGAACTATTCTTACTGGTCAAAAGGACTTCACGCATTAATATCATGTTAAAAACCAcctaattattattaaattctTGTAGATTGCCTTGTAATTTTTAGAAATGGTGTGCCCAGCAGGAATACGTAGgagttaactttttttttattttccaaatgTCATGCTTTCCTCAAATTTCCGAGCCACACTAACCTTGTTATTCCAAATGCTTCCCTTGCACTGGTTCCATGATATTTGTTCCCATTGAGTACACATTGTATGTTAGTATTTGACTTCAAGTATAGgacaaaaactaaatttaaacatatggAGTGGTTCTGAAAGAGAGACATTGGAAATGGATGCAGTTTGTTGACAAGTTtctattttatgttattttctctAATCAATTCGTGAAGCCTCTGGGGATGCGACGGAGGCATTTGAAGATGTGGGACACAGTACATCAGCCATCGGCATGATGAACAACTACCTAATCGGAAGCATCAAGGACTATGTGCCTCCTAGCGCATCGAAAGCTAAAAATTTCGGTGGCGATGATGTGCCGCCAAACTTCAGAGGCATGCCACGGAAGAAAGGGCCTCCTGCTCCAAACACATTTCTGGACTTCCTGCTCCCTTTGTTTGTGCTCAGCCTTGCCTTTGCAGCCTGGTACTACCTGACCTTCATCGCGAAGGCCTAGTAAATTTGGTTAAGGTTCAAAGGTTTGCACATTTTACTTTGCTACGTCTGCTGCAGCGATACATTTCAGCGAGATAGAGTCTGGTCAATTCTAAGTTTTACTATGAGGTTTCTGCCTGTGAATTAGAAACGAAAGAATGAATTGTCTTATTTATTACCAAATTGTTGTCTTTGCTTGGAAGCTGGTGCCACTCTTCTTACATGTAAACTGCATGACTGCATCAGTAAAATGTATGGATCCATGTctttatgaattttatatgCGGTTCTCAAAATTCCTCGTGatctttaattattaattatatttgccTGCACACTGAAATCACAAATTCTGAATGATGTACTGAGTGGCTACCTAGATAATCATGTCAGACATGGAAAGATGTAGTAATGCAGTCTGCAGGTTAAAAATTGCACTTTTGCTAAGTTCTACAATTTATATTGGAATGCATGGATGGTTATATAAACAGATTGACCAAATTGAGCTAGCTAATTTTTCCAAGGACAATTTATTCTGTCTTCTAATACTTTTATTCAAGTGTACAAAGCCTTGGAAGGGAGAAGTAAAAAAGATGGTCCGACTCTTTGTCCGTTtcatttatattcaaattggCCAAATTATATCAAACCATGACCTAAATTCTTCCTTATACTACACAACTATCAAacaaaattcataattaatctaagtagatatttagttcatttacTCATCTGTGCTATATTCATGTGACAGTTAACAGTAATCCTGGATTCAGAAAAATGGGAACATACAAAAGTATCCTTGCCGGTTGTTTGATTTCAGAGGTTCGGACTGATTGTTACGTAATTTAACAGTACTTTTGTACTTGCCAACGTTAAATCGTGGACAAATTAAATTGTCAGATTAACGAACAAATCACCTCACTTCAGCACAATCACAAAGCAATGAAAATTTCTCCCCAGCTCACCTTGACGCAGTCATGCAAGCTTTCTTGGCCTGTCTAGATGCAAGTGGCAGGTTTAGCTCAAATATAACCCTAAAGATTCAATTTGATTGTCTATTTTCTTCTATTATTTCTTAGTCCGAAGTAGCTGGATCATGATCGACAAGAAAATGATACTTTAGATGTTAACCACATTCTCCATGAATTTCATAATACAATAAGCAATCTATTATCATTCCCTCCATACCATTCAGGTCAACTGtataaataatctagaaacTCAACATATAAAAGATAGGGCATCTTATAGAACATTTCTTGTTCTTTCCATTGCAAACTTGCAATAAGAGTATTTTCAGTACCTTGTACGCTGTCAATGAACTGTGGTGCTTACCTTTTAAATCTAGACATGTCAACAAATACTTAGGCTTGTACATAAACAACAAACTTTACATGTTAATCATAACACTAGCATTAAACAAAACCATTATTCTAGATACATGAtgataacaaaaaaatcatatttgctAGAAGTAAATTGCAGGCATAATCTTATAAACTGCGCATTACACCTCTCAAGAACACCTTGGTCCCCAGCTTTGCATCAGAGAGGAGAAGGAAATCAGGATGGATGGTCTCATCCCCTTGATCTTCAAGGTgctaaagaagaagaaggccatGAGGTACTACCggtccctctcctcctcctccggcaccggca from Oryza brachyantha chromosome 12, ObraRS2, whole genome shotgun sequence encodes:
- the LOC102708012 gene encoding cytochrome b5-like yields the protein MAEEEEASSKKLFSASDVAGHASRMDCWVVIHGKVYDVTKFLEDHPGGEDVLLHASASGDATEAFEDVGHSTSAIGMMNNYLIGSIKDYVPPSASKAKNFGGDDVPPNFRGMPRKKGPPAPNTFLDFLLPLFVLSLAFAAWYYLTFIAKA